TTTTTTCATAATATTTTTATTTCAAAATCCTTTTTCAGCTTACTTGTATCTTAAGAGCTGGATAAAAGTTGTTTAAAGCCCTGTTCTCAATCGGCAGGCGAATGACTGCGAACTTTTTATTCGCATCAATAGTGACAGATTGAATATCCTGCGACGTATTTATTGATTATTTAGTGCAGTGAGAATTTTCTTAAGGAGGCAGAAGAAGAACAACAGAATTATAAGTACATGTCAAGGAGACAAAACAATAAGAATAGTAAAATTATTGAGATTAATGACCGTGGTATGTCAAGAATTGTAAAATATATATTCAGGATGAATTCTTTTGTAAATTTTTCTTGGGGAATTGGATGCACGACAACCCGAGCGGTTTAAAAATAGCGCGCCGGACATTGAATAAAGCCGAAGAAATCAGATCGAACGGTCGTCTGCCAGAAAATCCATGCAGAGGATATATCGATGTCCGTTACTGCCCTGAAACAGATGGCTCAAGGTGATGCACAGGTTGCCCGTGGCGAAGGAGATGTAGTGGTCCGTTGTATATCTTTTCAGATCGGTGTTGATCAGCTGGAAATAGTATTCCTTGTAGGAAAGGTCCTCATGCTTCCTGGCCGCCTGAAACAGAGGATTGACATTCCTGTTGATGGATCCCTTCATGACCGTATCCGTCTGCTGAATCCCCCCGTCGTCCACGACATAAAGCGCATCGATGAAGTCGAATTGCGACATGGCTTCCCTGAGTTCACCTTCAAATGCCGCCGGCGGCTTTCCCTCCAGCCTCCGAATGACGCTCCGGGCCGCTTTCTGATAAAGCTTGTTCTGCAGACGGCGGGCCTTTACCATATCGATGCACTTGATTTTATAGTCGTTCGCGACATCCGTGAGTTTCTGTTCCGCCTCGTCCGGAACGAGAATGGTGCGGTCCCGGGGCCGGGCAAAGTAGTAGCCCTGAAACAGATCCGCACCGTACTCAAGGCAACGGATGGCCTCCTCTCTCGTTTCCACTCCTTCGGCCAGGATCAGGGAACCGATGCTCTGCGACAGGTTGGCGAGGGATCGGAAGATCTCCTGTTTGAAGTAGTCAGCGGCGACCCCGCTGATGATGGAGCGGTCGACCTTGATGATATTGGGCCGCAGGAGGGAAATACGGTCGAAGTTGGAGTGTCCGGCTCCCACGTCATCCAGGGCGATGTTGAATCCGCATTCACCGTATGCTTTCACGAACCACAGCAGGGCGCCGGTGTCGGCTGTCCGGGATTCCACGAATTCGATCACGATATTGGCGGGCGGGATTCCGTTCCGAATGACCTGATTGAGAAAGTATCCCGATCCCACGGTCTCGGACGACAAAAACGATGTTTCCAGGTTGAGGAAAAGCAGATAATTCTTTTTGTAATCAAGGAGTTTGCGGAAGGAGGCCAGGACCTTTTCCCTGCAGAGACGGTCAAACTCCAAAGTGAGACCGTGGCGCCGTGCGGCGTCGAACAGGGACAGAGGCGGCAGGATGCGGCCGTCCGGGGACAGGCCGCGGATCAGTCCCTCGCATCCGATGACGGAATGATTGCGGGTCGACAGGATCTGCTGAAAATGGACGATGATCCCCTCGGCGGCGATGATCTCCTTCAGCTCTGACAGGGAAAGGGGCGCACTAGAGCAATTGGTCAATGGAGCTCCTCGCAGTCAGCATGCCTTCTCGGGAGCATCCCCTCTCCGGTAGGACAACCCCTGAATTTTGTTTTATCGCAAGTTGAATACCAATCCGACACGCTGAACAATCATCCCGTATTCATTATAAAATTACAATATTTCTAGCCGGAGGGGAGGGAAGAAACGGGACAATTCCGGCCGATAGAAGGGTGGAAGGACAAATATGTGGAAACGGAGTCCGCCGGAGGTTCGTCCCGGACTGCCACCAAATAGCTCACTCTATTTCCTTCGCCTGAACCTCAGCGGTCTGCCCCATCGTTCCGCATGGAACATGATCATCCCGATATCATGGGGCCGCATTTGGATCCTCCTCCCGCTGCCCCGTTTTCATTCTTGCCCGAGGCTGACGGCGTCCGGCGGCACTCACGGGGTGACTCACGGCATGAAGCTGGCTGGCGGAGCCATGGCAAGCACCGGTCCGGTGCAGTGTTCCGTAAACAACCAGCGTAGCGGGACAGCGAATACATCCAACGTCGGTTCGAGCGGCCATCCCTCCTTGACTTTTGATTTACCGGGCATTTAAAGTCTTCCGGACCGCGGAAGCAAAACAATGTGAACAGAGCGGGCATGGAGCAGCATCCCCGGCTATATCCGGGACACACATCGCAGAAACGGATAAGGGAGTATCCTATGTATGTAACAGCTCGGGACAGCGCGCTGTACCTCAGAAGCATGTTTCGCCGGCAGATCGATTATTCCCTGGAGAGAAGCTGCGCCGTCGGCATCAATCAGAACATAAAAAAAGCCCCTGTAACATTCAGCAAAGAGTACATCAACGACCGGTCCGAACAGGTGAGGAGACTCGTCGATGCGGCAACGCCCGTCCTGGAGCAATTCCACTCCATGCTCGAGCTGTCGCGCTTCGTGGTGGCCGTGGCCGACGAG
This genomic window from Syntrophaceae bacterium contains:
- a CDS encoding EAL domain-containing protein, translated to MTNCSSAPLSLSELKEIIAAEGIIVHFQQILSTRNHSVIGCEGLIRGLSPDGRILPPLSLFDAARRHGLTLEFDRLCREKVLASFRKLLDYKKNYLLFLNLETSFLSSETVGSGYFLNQVIRNGIPPANIVIEFVESRTADTGALLWFVKAYGECGFNIALDDVGAGHSNFDRISLLRPNIIKVDRSIISGVAADYFKQEIFRSLANLSQSIGSLILAEGVETREEAIRCLEYGADLFQGYYFARPRDRTILVPDEAEQKLTDVANDYKIKCIDMVKARRLQNKLYQKAARSVIRRLEGKPPAAFEGELREAMSQFDFIDALYVVDDGGIQQTDTVMKGSINRNVNPLFQAARKHEDLSYKEYYFQLINTDLKRYTTDHYISFATGNLCITLSHLFQGSNGHRYILCMDFLADDRSI